One genomic window of Meles meles chromosome 15, mMelMel3.1 paternal haplotype, whole genome shotgun sequence includes the following:
- the LOC123925919 gene encoding DNA polymerase epsilon subunit 4-like has product MAAAAGSGTPREEEGPSGEAAATQPQAPRSAPGARLSRLPLARVKALVKADPDVTLAGQEAIFILARAAELFVETIAKDAYCCAQQGKRKTLQRRDLDNAIEAVDEFAFLEGTLD; this is encoded by the coding sequence ATGGCGGCGGCGGCTGGGAGCGGGACGCCCCGGGAGGAGGAGGGGCCCAGCGGGGAGGCGGCTGCTACGCAGCCCCAAGCCCCGAGGAGCGCGCCCGGGGCTCGTCTCTCCAGGCTGCCTTTAGCGCGAGTGAAGGCTTTGGTGAAGGCCGACCCCGACGTAACCCTCGCGGGACAGGAAGCCATCTTCATTCTGGCACGAGCCGCGGAACTGTTTGTGGAGACCATTGCAAAAGATGCCTACTGCTGTGCTCaacaaggaaagaggaaaaccCTCCAGAGGAGAGATTTGGATAATGCAATAGAAGCTGTGGATGAATTTGCTTTTTTGGAAGGAACTTTGGATTGA